In Rutidosis leptorrhynchoides isolate AG116_Rl617_1_P2 chromosome 6, CSIRO_AGI_Rlap_v1, whole genome shotgun sequence, the DNA window ATTTGTTTTTATTATTAAAGTAGTCCCTCATGCTAACATCACTAACTCTGCTCTTAAGTAAATAAAAAGAGATTAAATTCAATATTTCACGATCAAATTTGTTTTTTATACAATTATAGTTATTTTTGTTCTTTTACATTTTGTCCAGCGTATCCATTTCTGAAAAAACATTGGTTCGTTCGCAGTGTAGCTCATATATGCAGATTTAATATGCTACTTGCTCCCTTAAAAACTATGAAATGAAAATGtttagtcaaaatagatacatgtaaCTTACAATATTTCAGTCAGTCTGCAAAAGTCAAGTTGCTCTGTGATATTCACCGATTGTTTGTTTCATCCCATCTAATTTTTCAAGAACATATTCCACTTTTTGGCAACAAAGTTCATTAGATATTCTCTCTATGTAATTACACTTCTCAAACGGACGGTACTCGCAAGCGCTCTTGATTTCTTCTCTCAGTGTCACTTGTATATCCTATCCTAACCATCATAATACAAGTGTTAGTGATGTCAGACGTTTATAGAATAAATAACAATTATAGGACAAAAATAAGGGGGTAATATCGTATACCACACAACAATTAAGAAGTAAGAACACGCCACAAGGTTGAAAATACTCTTCgcgactcttttttttttttttaattatatatcatataacatataacataATCAACATAAAGAAAACCACTAAACCTATTATTCCTAACCCAATAATAATGAAAcagattataataatgataaagatcaaGCTAAAATATTTCATTAATAAAATAATGCATCAGTACGATCACCTCTTCAAATGAATtagaactaaaactaataatattcgTTACCAAAATGTAACAGAAACAGATCAGAAGCACGAGTCAAAAGCGTATTCATTAACTGTATGTAGAGAGTTTAAATAACTGAAGTAGAACATAAAGCGTAGGCAAGTATGTAAACCAATACAAATTAGCATACCATTAACGGAGAAAATTTATAAACCTTGATTAATTGCATGAACTCGCTGCAATGATTGTTCACCAATTCCTTCCTGGGTCCACTAGGATTTGAGAATTCTTCCATCACCCCACCGGCAAGTTCCAATACTCTTACGATTCTCTGAGAATAACCTCTAATCACTTAAAATCGGTTTCAATGCACTAATGACTTTTAGTATCGATGACTAACATATGAATTGTGTGCTACCTTTTCAACAGTTTGGAGACGCTGCAATGATGCATTCTGGTTTTGCGAATCCATCCTACCGAATGCTGTTACAGTTTGTAAGAAGAAAGTGTACAAACAACAGTTATAAAGATGAAAATTAAATTTATCTTAGGATCGATGAATACAGGCTAAATTACGATTGCTGAAAATGTACAAACAAGATTTTGACAATTGATGAACTTGTGTAGCACTTAAATGATGAACTTGTGTAGCACTAACAGGCGTGACAATTAATATACATAAGTTCAATTATACAAACGGGTCAACTGTTGGGTCAAACTCTCATTTGCAATTGTTTATAAAAACTGTATCGAGCAAAATTGATTAAGGCGTTGTTTGTTCTTAAAGATATTGAATGTCCAATGTTCATGACCATGTCAGTAGCTGAAGATTTGGTCCAAAAGTCTTCATGCTAAACAAACACGTTTTTTGCGTTTATGTCTACAGAAGACAATGTTATCCTAAACtaatgtaaatttttatatttaaacaGGAAACATGTCACTGTTAAACTAATATCTATGATTACAACATCAACTATCACCAAAAAAGATTCATTA includes these proteins:
- the LOC139855651 gene encoding mediator of RNA polymerase II transcription subunit 11-like, producing MDSQNQNASLQRLQTVEKRIVRVLELAGGVMEEFSNPSGPRKELVNNHCSEFMQLIKDIQVTLREEIKSACEYRPFEKCNYIERISNELCCQKVEYVLEKLDGMKQTIGEYHRAT